One window of the Rissa tridactyla isolate bRisTri1 chromosome 9, bRisTri1.patW.cur.20221130, whole genome shotgun sequence genome contains the following:
- the UBAP1L gene encoding ubiquitin-associated protein 1-like isoform X1 has product MGRMDLGLHWSTQIVVASSQGCSSYSCLSLIAARNQAAAMSYLDEVPFRMARSLDGDSGGENTLVTAPDIELPDCTDILMSTMHDFSLERKVLYWVEVASQQQTSRHRVTSEVVPTAPPCWLLLVDPTDSYGGRARDSAVRRCISLSAADGSYGPTKGRGTLSDTESETWHSEEDEYSEDDEYSSTSWEENDKDEKVSRRRNAGRGVPLRPAFYQTRPKTSPGLLEPPPENNSHCPASPDRSKQRRSMVIFNNMKNELEAARRKLATLVHPLNKAVGESREVPVPRPLPQRPRTSCSVTNGPATDASRLGTLVTAPPAAATSIPPIKQHKPTVPSLSPYACLPPASTPARPLSFHRSQPDSAADLLSALSQEERDLIEPVIALGYPTRKAILTLQKTGKQSLSQLLSYLGACDRLLKQGYEEGQVEEAMEMFQYSEKKAAEFLHLLAQFNDMGFQQNEIKEVLLLCGNQREKALEELVMKAQ; this is encoded by the exons ATGGGCCGTATGGATTTGGGGCTTCACTGGTCTACACAGATTGTCGTGGCATCTTCCCAGGGTTGCAGTTCTTATTCTTGCTTATCCCTGATAG CAGCGAGAAATCAGGCAGCGGCCATGAGCTACCTGGACGAAGTTCCCTTCCGGATGGCCAGGAGCCTCGACGGGGACTCGGGGGGAGAAAACACTTTAGTCACCGCCCCGGACATCGAGCTCCCCGACTGCACCGACATCCTCATGAGCACCATG CACGACTTCTCGCTGGAAAGAAAAGTGCTTTACTGGGTGGAGGTGGCCTCTCAGCAGCAAACCTCCCGGCATCGGGTCACCTCCGAAGTTGTCCCCACGGCTCCTccgtgctggctgctgctggtggacCCCACCGACAGCTATGGGGGGAGAGCACGGGACAGTGCGGTGCGGCGCTGCATCAGCCTGAGTGCTGCCGACGGCAGCTACGGGCCCACCAAGGGCAGAGGAACCTTGTCCGACACCGAGAGCGAGACCTGGCACTCGGAGGAGGACGAGTACTCAGAGGATGACGAATACTCCTCGACCTCCTGGGAAGAGAACGACAAGGATGAAAAGGTCTCCAGGAGGAGAAATGCTGGGAGAGGTGTCCCTCTACGTCCTGCCTTTTACCAGACCAGACCAAAGACTTCGCCCGGCTTGCTGGAGCCCCCGCCGGAGAACAACAGCCACTGCCCGGCCAGCCCGGACCGGAGCAAGCAGAGAAGATCCATGGTGATATTTAACAACATGAAGAACGAGCTGGAAGCGGCCAGGAGGAAGCTGGCCACTTTGGTGCATCCTTTGAACAAAGCCGtcggggagagcagggaggtcCCGGTGCCACGGCCGCTCCCCCAGCGCCCCCGCACCAGCTGCAGCGTCACCAACGGGCCAGCCACGGACGCGTCCCGCCTGGGGACATTGGTGACGGCTCCTCCGGCCGCGGCCACGTCCATCCCCCCGATCAAACAGCATAAGCCCACGGTGCCG TCCCTCAGCCCCTAcgcctgcctcccccctgcctccaCGCCTGCGCGACCTCTCAGTTTCCACAGATCCCAGCCGGATTCGGCGGCTGACCTGCTCTCGGCGCTGAGCCAAGAGGAGCGAGACCTCATCGAGCCCGTCATAGCCTTGGGCTACCCCACCCGCAAAGCCATCCTCACCCTCCAGAAGACTGGGAAGCAAAGCTTGAGTCAG TTACTGAGCTACCTGGGTGCCTGCGACCGGCTGCTGAAGCAGGGCTACGAGGAAGGGCAGGTGGAGGAGGCCATGGAAATGTTCCAGTACTCGGAGAAAAAG gcGGCTGAATTCTTGCATTTGTTAGCTCAGTTCAACGATATGGGATTCcagcaaaatgaaatcaaagaAGTTCTTTTGCTCTGTGGGAATCAGAGGGAGAAGGCGCTGGAAGAGCTCGTGATGAAAGCCCAGTGA
- the UBAP1L gene encoding ubiquitin-associated protein 1-like isoform X2, with protein sequence MSYLDEVPFRMARSLDGDSGGENTLVTAPDIELPDCTDILMSTMHDFSLERKVLYWVEVASQQQTSRHRVTSEVVPTAPPCWLLLVDPTDSYGGRARDSAVRRCISLSAADGSYGPTKGRGTLSDTESETWHSEEDEYSEDDEYSSTSWEENDKDEKVSRRRNAGRGVPLRPAFYQTRPKTSPGLLEPPPENNSHCPASPDRSKQRRSMVIFNNMKNELEAARRKLATLVHPLNKAVGESREVPVPRPLPQRPRTSCSVTNGPATDASRLGTLVTAPPAAATSIPPIKQHKPTVPVRCFLLVTLVVESLSPYACLPPASTPARPLSFHRSQPDSAADLLSALSQEERDLIEPVIALGYPTRKAILTLQKTGKQSLSQLLSYLGACDRLLKQGYEEGQVEEAMEMFQYSEKKAAEFLHLLAQFNDMGFQQNEIKEVLLLCGNQREKALEELVMKAQ encoded by the exons ATGAGCTACCTGGACGAAGTTCCCTTCCGGATGGCCAGGAGCCTCGACGGGGACTCGGGGGGAGAAAACACTTTAGTCACCGCCCCGGACATCGAGCTCCCCGACTGCACCGACATCCTCATGAGCACCATG CACGACTTCTCGCTGGAAAGAAAAGTGCTTTACTGGGTGGAGGTGGCCTCTCAGCAGCAAACCTCCCGGCATCGGGTCACCTCCGAAGTTGTCCCCACGGCTCCTccgtgctggctgctgctggtggacCCCACCGACAGCTATGGGGGGAGAGCACGGGACAGTGCGGTGCGGCGCTGCATCAGCCTGAGTGCTGCCGACGGCAGCTACGGGCCCACCAAGGGCAGAGGAACCTTGTCCGACACCGAGAGCGAGACCTGGCACTCGGAGGAGGACGAGTACTCAGAGGATGACGAATACTCCTCGACCTCCTGGGAAGAGAACGACAAGGATGAAAAGGTCTCCAGGAGGAGAAATGCTGGGAGAGGTGTCCCTCTACGTCCTGCCTTTTACCAGACCAGACCAAAGACTTCGCCCGGCTTGCTGGAGCCCCCGCCGGAGAACAACAGCCACTGCCCGGCCAGCCCGGACCGGAGCAAGCAGAGAAGATCCATGGTGATATTTAACAACATGAAGAACGAGCTGGAAGCGGCCAGGAGGAAGCTGGCCACTTTGGTGCATCCTTTGAACAAAGCCGtcggggagagcagggaggtcCCGGTGCCACGGCCGCTCCCCCAGCGCCCCCGCACCAGCTGCAGCGTCACCAACGGGCCAGCCACGGACGCGTCCCGCCTGGGGACATTGGTGACGGCTCCTCCGGCCGCGGCCACGTCCATCCCCCCGATCAAACAGCATAAGCCCACGGTGCCGGTGAGGTGTTTTCTTCTGGTAACCCTTGTCGTGGAG TCCCTCAGCCCCTAcgcctgcctcccccctgcctccaCGCCTGCGCGACCTCTCAGTTTCCACAGATCCCAGCCGGATTCGGCGGCTGACCTGCTCTCGGCGCTGAGCCAAGAGGAGCGAGACCTCATCGAGCCCGTCATAGCCTTGGGCTACCCCACCCGCAAAGCCATCCTCACCCTCCAGAAGACTGGGAAGCAAAGCTTGAGTCAG TTACTGAGCTACCTGGGTGCCTGCGACCGGCTGCTGAAGCAGGGCTACGAGGAAGGGCAGGTGGAGGAGGCCATGGAAATGTTCCAGTACTCGGAGAAAAAG gcGGCTGAATTCTTGCATTTGTTAGCTCAGTTCAACGATATGGGATTCcagcaaaatgaaatcaaagaAGTTCTTTTGCTCTGTGGGAATCAGAGGGAGAAGGCGCTGGAAGAGCTCGTGATGAAAGCCCAGTGA
- the PDCD7 gene encoding programmed cell death protein 7 — protein sequence MAQPPPFAGRFPPPPPFRAFPPPAGPFPPPAAPFPGPAARPGPFAVAAAAPPPFLLPPLPPAGPEGDAGPRFAPGGGPFFPAAPPFPPRPVAEEEAAAAQRQQDELWLSQFLGRRRAAPPPPPPPAAASPSSARRLAVEALGRVARLAALCRALRRREAEGDEAGWAQAREEAEATRRELREIVRPLREPGYREALRRKAERARKRRLRLQRRKQEAKAAKEEEAARAAEREAKIDQWRAKCIQEVEEKNREQELKAAADSVLSEVRKKQADTKRMVDILRALEKLRKLRKEAAGRKGVCPPPSADEAFESQVESLKTLLKNRTELYEAEERALRVMLEGEQEEERKREMEKKQKKEREKLLQQKLEIDSKLFGDPDEFPLAHLLQPFREYYLQAEHSVAALIQIRHEWDQYLVPADHPEGSCIPPGWVLPSVPTNDTWATAVR from the exons ATGGCGCAGCCGCCGCCTTTCGCCGGCcgcttccccccgccgccgccgttccGGGCCTTCCCACCGCCGGCGGGGCCcttcccgccgcccgccgcgcccttccccggccccgccgcccgcccggggcccttcgcagtggcggcggcggcgccccctcccttcctcctcccgccgctgccgccggccggGCCTGAGGGCGACGCGGGGCCGCGCTTCGCACCGGGCGGCGGCCCCTTCTTCCCGGCGGCTCCTCCGTTCCCGCCGCGGCCCGTGgctgaggaggaggcggcggcggcgcagcggCAGCAGGACGAGCTGTGGCTGTCGCAGTTCCTGGGCCGgcgccgggccgcccccccgccgcctccgccgcccgccgccgccagccccagcagcgcccgGCGGCTGGCGGTGGAGGCGCTGGGGCGGGTGGCGCGGCTGGCCGCGCTCTGCCGGGCCctgcggcggcgggaggccgagGGGGACGAGGCGGGCTGGGCCCAGGCgcgggaggaggcggaggcgaCGCGGCGGGAGCTGCGGGAGATCGTGCGGCCGCTGAGGGAGCCCGGTTACCGGGAGGCGCTGCGGAGGAAGGCCGAgagggcgaggaagaggaggctgcggCTGCAGCGGAGGAAGCAAGAAGCCAAGGCGGccaaggaggaggaggcggcccgGGCCGCCGAGCGGGAGGCCAAGATCGATCAGTGGAGGGCCAAGTGCATccaggaggtggaggagaagaACCGG GAGCAAGAACTTAAGGCTGCTGCAGACAGTGTCTTGTCTGAAGTACGGAAGAAACAAGCAGACACAAAGAGGATGGTGGACATCCTGCGCGCATTAGAAAAGCTTCGGAAACTGAGAAAAGAGGCAGCTGGCAGGAAAG GTGTTTGTCCACCCCCCTCAGCAGACGAAGCATTTGAAAGTCAGGTGGAGAGTCTCAAAACGTTGCTCAAAAATCGCACTGAGCTGTATGAAGCTGAGGAGAGAGCGTTAAGAGTTATGTTGGAGggagaacaggaggaggaaaggaagagagaaatggaaaagaaacagaagaaggaaagggaaaaactacTACAGCAAAAACTTGAAATCGATTCCAAGCTCTTTGGGGATCCAG ATGAATTTCCTCTAGCCCATCTATTGCAGCCCTTCAGAGAATATTACTTACAGGCCGAGCATTCTGTAGCAGCTCTAATCCAGATCAG GCACGAATGGGATCAGTACTTGGTGCCAGCTGATCACCCCGAAGGAAGCTGCATCCCTCCAGGATGGGTTCTTCCGAGTGTCCCCACTAATGACACTTGGGCCACGGCTGTCAGATAA